A section of the Oryza sativa Japonica Group chromosome 1, ASM3414082v1 genome encodes:
- the LOC4324398 gene encoding glutamate synthase 1 [NADH], chloroplastic isoform X1, translated as MSAAQGMAYKLRTDAAPTGAGRRARRSHSSVAAPYRAARLVQGGVSIEGGLVGGCQLTEERVAARPPRAAARDAEPVRPLSTLPESSIGLYDPSRERDSCGVGFVAELSGDYKRATVNDALEMLERMAHRGACGCEKNTGDGAGILVALPHNFFREVTKDAGFELPQPGEYAVGMVFLPIDEKRRERSKAEFQKVAESLGHVILGWRRVPTDNSDLGESALQTEPVIEQVFLTKSSSSEADFEQQLYILRRLSILSIRAALNLRRGGKRDFYMCSLSSRTIVYKGQLKPCQLKGYYYADLGHENFTSYMALVHSRFSTNTFPSWDRAQPMRVLGHNGEINTLKGNKNWMKAREGLLECEKLGLTKDQFSKILPIVDATSSDSGAFDGVLELLIRGGRSLPEAVMMMIPEAWQNDVNMEPEKKALYEFLSALMEPWDGPALISFTDGRYLGATLDRNGLRPGRFYVTHSGRVVMGSEVGVVDVPSKDVLRKGRLNPGMMLLVDFENHTVVDDEALKAQYSKAHPYGEWLKRQKIYLKDIVESVPETERVAPGISGSLTQKNEKKEHAGVNGIVTPLKAFGYTVEALEMLLLPMAKDGVEALGSMGNDTPLAVMSNREKLTFEYFKQMFAQVTNPPIDPIREKIVTSMECMIGPEGDLLETTEKQCNRLALEGPLVSIDEMEAIKKMNYRGWRSKVLDITYPKKSGRKGLEETLDRICTEARGAIKKGYTVLVLSDRGFSSDRVAVSSLLAVGAVHQHLVANLERTRVGLLVESAEPREVHHFCTLVGFGADAVCPYLAIEAIWCLQNDGKIPPNGDGKPYSKEELVKKYFYASNYGMMKVLAKMGISTLASYKGAQIFEALGLSSEVIRKCFDGTPSRIEGATFEMLARDALRLHELAFPSRAPPPGSADAKALPNPGDYHWRKNGEVHLNDPLAMAKLQEAARVNSRAAYKEYSRRIQELNKTCNLRGMLKFKDTADMISVDEVEPASEIVKRFVTGAMSYGSISLEAHTALAMAMNKLGGKSNTGEGGEQPSRMEPLANGSMNPKRSAIKQVASGRFGVSSYYLTNADELQIKMAQGAKPGEGGELPGHKVIGDIAVTRHSTAGVGLISPPPHHDIYSIEDLAQLIHDLKNSNPRARISVKLVSEAGVGVVASGVVKGHADHVLISGHDGGTGASRWTGIKNAGLPWELGLAETHQTLVANGLRGRAILQTDGQLKTGKDVAVACLLGAEEFGFSTAPLITLGCIMMRKCHTNTCPVGIATQDPVLREKFAGEPEHVINFFFMLAEELREIMSQLGFRTITEMVGRSDMLEVDPEVVKSNEKLENIDLSLILKPAAEIRPGAAQYCVEKQDHGLDMALDNKLIALSKAALEKEVRVFIETPIQNTNRAVGTMLSHEVTKRYHMKGLPAGTIHVKLTGSAGQSLGAFLCPGITLELEGDSNDYVGKGLSGGKIVVYPPRDSTFIPEDNIVIGNVALYGATIGEAYFNGMAAERFCVRNSGAQAVVEGIGDHGCEYMTGGTVVILGKTGRNFAAGMSGGIAYVYDIDGKFSVRCNHELVDLYHVEEEEDITTLKMMIEQHRLNTGSVVARDILSNFDTLLPKFVKVFPRDYKRVLDNMKAEKAAAKLAKEPKISNGVSVTTKKVQPEQSTNRPTRVSNAKKYRGFISYERESISYRDPNERVKDWKEVAIESVPGPLLNTQSARCMDCGTPFCHQESSGAGCPLGNKIPEFNELVHQNRWREALDRLLETNNFPEFTGRVCPAPCEGSCVLGIIENPVSIKSIECAIIDKGFEEGWMVPRPPLQRTGKKVAIIGSGPAGLAAADQLNKMGHFVTVFERADRIGGLMMYGVPNMKTDKIEIVQRRVNLMAEEGITFVVNANVGSDPLYSIERLRSENDAVILACGATKPRDLGIPGRELSGVHFAMEFLHANTKSLLDSNLEDGRYISAKGKKVVVIGGGDTGTDCIGTSIRHGCTSIVNLELLTKPPSKRAADNPWPQWPRIFRVDYGHQEASSKFGNDPRTYEVLTKRFIGDENGNVKALEVVRVKWEKVDGRFQFKEIEGSNETIEADLVLLAMGFLGPEATIAEKLGLEKDNRSNFKAQFGNFATSVDGIFAAGDCRRGQSLVVWAITEGRQAAAAVDKYLSRNEQDAAEDITPSGAGFVQPVAA; from the exons ATGTCGGCGGCGCAAGGGATGGCCTACAAGCTCCGCACCGACGCGGCGCCCACGGGCGCTGGCCGCAGGGCTCGGCGCAGCCACTCCTCCGTGGCGGCGCCTTACCGCGCGGCTAGGCTGGTACAGGGCGGCGTGTCCATCGAGGGCGGTTTGGTCGGCGGATGCCAGCTCACCGAGGAGCGCGTCGCCGCacggccgccccgcgccgccgcgcgcgacgcCGAGCCGGTCAGGCCACTTTCGACGCTCCCCGAGAGCAGCATTGGGCTGTACGACCCCTCGCGCGAGCGCGACTCGTGCGGCGTTGGTTTCGTCGCCGAGCTGTCGGGCGATTACAAGCGCGCGACG GTCAATGACGCCCTCGAGATGCTTGAGAGAATGGCGCACCGTGGTGCCTGCGGCTGTGAGAAGAACACTGGCGATGGTGCCGGCATCCTTGTGGCTCTACCGCATAACTTTTTCAGAGAG GTGACAAAGGATGCTGGGTTTGAGCTACCGCAGCCAGGCGAGTATGCTGTCGGTATGGTCTTCCTGCCAATCGATGAGAAGCGCCGTGAGCGGAGCAAAGCTGAGTTTCAGAAG GTAGCGGAATCGCTGGGACATGTAATACTTGGGTGGCGCCGGGTTCCCACTGACAACTCAGACTTAGGTGAATCTGCGCTCCAGACTGAGCCAGTTATTGAGCAGGTTTTCCTCACCAAAAGTTCAAGTTCGGAGGCTGATTTTGAGCAGCAG TTGTATATCCTGAGGAGGCTCTCGATTCTATCTATCCGTGCAGCTCTGAATCTCCGTCGTGGAGGAAAGAGGGACTTCTACATGTGTTCTCTCTCCTCAAG GACTATTGTCTACAAGGGCCAGCTTAAGCCATGCCAACTTAAGGGGTACTACTATGCAGATCTAGGTCATGAAAACTTCACAAGTTATATGGCTCTG GTTCACTCAAGGTTCTCCACGAACACCTTCCCCAGCTGGGACCGTGCACAGCCGATGCGTGTATTAGGTCATAATGGAGAGATCAATACCCTCAAAGGGAACAAGAATTG GATGAAAGCACGAGAAGGTCTCTTAGAGTGTGAGAAGCTTGGCCTAACAAAGGATCAGTTTTCAAAAATTCTACCAATTGTGGATGCTACCTCGTCTGATTCAG GTGCTTTCGATGGTGTTCTTGAACTTCTTATCCGTGGTGGAAGAAGCCTGCCAGAAgctgtgatgatgatgatacctGAGGCATGGCAGAACGATGTGAACATGGAACCTGAGAAGAAAGCTCTCTATGAGTTCTTGTCTGCCCTTATGGAGCCTTGGGATGGACCTGCTCTAATATCTT TTACTGATGGCCGTTACCTTGGAGCCACCCTGGATCGCAATGGGTTGAGGCCTGGTCGATTTTATGTGACACACAGTGGACGTGTAGTCATGGGAAGTGAAGTTGGTGTTGTTGATGTTCCTTCCAAAGATGTATTGAGAAAGGGTAGACTAAACCCTGGAATGATGCTGTTGGTTGATTTTGAGAACCATACTGTAGTGGATGATGAAGCATTGAAGGCACAGTACTCGAAAGCTCACCCATATGGGGAGTGGCTCAAGAGACAAAAAATATACCTCAAAGACATTGTAGAATCTGTGCCAGAAACTGAGAGAGTTGCTCCTGGAATTTCTGGTTCACTCACA CAAAAGAATGAGAAAAAGGAACATGCAGGCGTCAATGGGATTGTGACTCCACTAAAAGCCTTTGG ATACACAGTTGAAGCCCTTGAAATGCTGCTTCTCCCGATGGCTAAAGATGGAGTTGAAGCTCTTGGATCCATGGGAAATGACACACCCTTGGCAGTCATGTCAAACAGAGAGAAGTTGACTTTTGAGTACTTCAAACAGATGTTTGCACAAGTTACAAACCCGCCAATCGACCCAATTAGGGAGAAAATTGTTACATCTATGGAGTGTATGATTGGGCCAGAAGGTGACTTGTTGGAAACAACTGAAAAGCAATGCAACCGCCTTGCACTTGAGGGTCCTTTGGTGTCGATTGATGAAATGGAGGCTATTAAGAAGATGAACTACCGTGGTTGGCGAAGCAAGGTGCTCGACATAACTTATCCAAAGAAGTCTGGAAGGAAGGGCTTGGAAGAAACTTTGGACAGAATTTGCACAGAAGCTCGGGGAGCTATAAAGAAGGGCTACACTGTTTTAGTTCTCTCAGATAGAG GATTTTCCTCAGACCGTGTTGCTGTCAGTTCGCTCTTAGCAGTTGGCGCGGTACATCAGCATCTTGTGGCCAATCTTGAGAGGACGCGCGTAGGTTTGTTGGTGGAGTCTGCTGAACCTCGTGAAGTGCACCACTTCTGCACCCTTGTTGGGTTTGGTGCTGATGCTGTATGCCCTTATTTGGCTATCGAAGCAATTTGGTGCTTGCAGAATGATGGGAAGATTCCTCCTAATGGTGATGGGAAACCCTACTCAAAGGAAGAACTTGTCAAGAAATATTTCTATGCTTCTAACTATGGAATGATGAAAGTTCTTGCAAAGATGGGAATTTCCACCCTTGCATCTTACAAAGGTGCACAGATTTTTGAAGCTCTTGGCCTTTCCTCTGAAGTCATCCGTAAGTGTTTTGATGGTACACCTAGCCGAATTGAAGGCGCCACTTTTGAAATGCTTGCACGAGATGCTCTACGTCTTCATGAGTTGGCATTTCCATCAAGAGCACCTCCACCAGGAAGTGCAGATGCAAAGGCCCTTCCCAATCCAGGGGACTACCACTGGAGGAAAAATGGTGAAGTCCACCTCAATGATCCCCTTGCAATGGCAAAACTACAAGAAGCTGCTAGAGTAAACAGCCGGGCAGCATACAAAGAATATTCTAGGCGTATTCAGGAGCTCAACAAAACCTGCAACCTGCGTGGTATGCTTAAATTTAAAGACACTGCTGACATGATTTCTGTGGACGAGGTTGAACCTGCAAGTGAGATCGTTAAACGCTTTGTTACTGGTGCAATGAGTTATGGATCCATTTCTTTGGAAGCACATACTGCCCTTGCTATGGCCATGAACAAACTTGGAGGGAAATCTAATACAG GTGAGGGAGGGGAACAGCCTTCTCGTATGGAACCACTTGCTAATGGTTCAATGAATCCAAAAAGAAGTGCAATCAAGCAAGTTGCCAGTGGAAGATTTGGAGTTTCAAGCTATTATCTGACTAACGCTGATGAACTGCAGATAAAAATGGCTCAG GGTGCTAAGCCTGGTGAAGGTGGTGAGCTTCCAGGCCACAAGGTTATTGGTGACATTGCGGTTACAAGACACTCTACTGCTGGTGTAGGACTGATTAGCCCACCTCCTCACCATGACATATATTCTATTGAGGATCTTGCACAACTTATCCACGACCTTAAG AATTCAAATCCTAGAGCTCGCATAAGCGTCAAGCTAGTTTCTGAGGCTGGTGTAGGAGTTGTTGCTAGTGGTGTTGTAAAAGGACATGCAGACCATGTCCTTATATCTGGCCATGATGGAGGGACGGGAGCTTCTAGGTGGACAGGTATTAAAAATGCTGGCCTTCCATGGGAACTTGGATTGGCTGAGACACATCAAACTCTAGTGGCAAATGGGCTTCGTGGCCGAGCTATTCTGCAAACTGACGGGCAGTTAAAAACTGGCAAAGATGTAGCTGTTGCTTGCTTACTTGGCGCAGAAGAATTTGGTTTCAGTACTGCTCCGTTGATCACACTTGGTTGCATCATGATGCGGAAATGTCATACCAACACTTGCCCTGTTGGTATAGCTACTCAAGATCCAGTGCTACGAGAAAAGTTTGCTGGAGAACCAGAGCATGTTATCAACTTCTTCTTCATGCTTGCTGAGGAGCTAAGAGAAATCATGTCTCAGCTTGGCTTCCGTACCATTACTGAAATGGTTGGGCGCTCTGACATGCTTGAGGTTGATCCAGAAGTAGTGAAGAGCAACGAGAAACTTGAGAACATTGATCTCTCATTGATTTTGAAACCAGCTGCAGAGATTCGCCCTGGGGCTGCTCAGTACTGTGTTGAAAAGCAAGATCATGGTCTTGACATGGCATTAGATAACAAACTCATAGCTTTATCAAAAGCTGCACTTGAGAAGGAAGTTCGTGTTTTCATTGAGACTCCAATCCAGAATACTAACCGAGCAGTAGGCACTATGCTTAGTCATGAAGTCACAAAGCGTTATCACATGAAGGGATTACCTGCAGGTACGATTCATGTGAAGCTCACTGGAAGTGCTGGTCAAAGTCTTGGCGCTTTTCTCTGTCCTGGAATCACCCTTGAGCTTGAAGGAGACAGCAATGATTATGTTGGCAAAGGATTGTCTGGCGGAAAAATTGTTGTCTACCCACCAAGAGATAGTACATTTATTCCAGAAGACAATATTGTAATTGGTAATGTGGCTCTATATGGTGCTACTATAGGAGAGGCATATTTCAATGGAATGGCTGCAGAAAGGTTTTGCGTGCGCAATTCAGGTGCTCAAGCTGTGGTTGAAGGAATTGGTGATCATGGGTGTGAGTACATGACAGGGGGTACTGTGGTTATCCTTGGTAAAACAGGAAGAAACTTTGCTGCTGGGATGAGTGGAGGCATTGCTTATGTTTATGATATTGATGGGAAATTCAGCGTCCGCTGTAACCATGAGTTAGTTGATCTCTATCAtgtggaggaagaggaagacatTACCACATTGAAAATGATGATAGAACAACATCGACTTAACACTGGGAGTGTTGTTGCTAGAGATATACTCTCTAATTTTGATACTCTTCTTCCAAAATTTGTCAAGGTATTCCCAAGAGATTATAAGAGGGTTTTGGACAATATGAAGGCTGAAAAGGCTGCTGCTAAGCTTGCAAAGGAACCAAAGATTTCAAATGGTGTTTCTGTAACCACTAAG AAAGTGCAACCGGAGCAATCAACAAACCGACCAACACGTGTTTCCAATGCCAAAAAGTACCGAGGTTTCATTTCATATGAGCGAGAGAGTATTTCTTACCGGGATCCAAATGAGCGTGTAAAAGATTGGAAGGAAGTTGCAATTGAATCAGTGCCAGGGCCACTACTGAACACACAGTCTGCTCGTTGTATGGATTGTGGAACTCCTTTCTGTCATCAG GAAAGCTCAGGTGCTGGCTGTCCTCTTGGAAATAAGATTCCAGAGTTCAATGAACTGGTTCACCAGAACAGATGGCGTGAAGCACTAGATCGTCTGCTTGAGACGAACAACTTCCCTGAATTTACTGGAAGAGTATGCCCTGCTCCCTGTGAGGGATCATGTGTTCTTGGCATTATTGAAAATCCAGTATCTATCAAAAGCATAGAATGTGCGATCATAGACAAAGGTTTTGAAGAGGGATGGATGGTACCGCGGCCTCCACTTCAAAGAACAGG AAAGAAGGTTGCCATCATTGGAAGTGGTCCGGCTGGTTTGGCTGCTGCAGATCAACTAAACAAAATGGGCCATTTTGTTACTGTGTTTGAACGTGCTGATCGTATTGGTGGTCTGATGATGTATGGAGTGCCAAACATGAAGACAGACAAGATTGAAATTGTGCAACGCCGTGTCAATTTAATGGCAGAAGAGGGCATTACATTTGTAGTGAACGCTAATGTAGGCAGTGATCCTTTGTATTCAATTGAGCGCCTCCGTTCTGAGAATGATGCAGTCATTTTGGCTTGTGGAGCTACTAAACCAAG GGATCTAGGTATTCCTGGACGCGAGTTATCAGGAGTTCATTTTGCCATGGAGTTCCTCCATGCAAATACGAAAAGTTTACTTGACAGCAACTTGGAGGATGGTAGATACATATCTGCCAAGGGGAAAAAGGTTGTGGTTATTGGTGGTGGTGACACAGGCACAGATTGCATTGGTACATCTATTCGGCATGGTTGCACCAGCATTGTAAACCTTGAACTTCTTACCAAACCACCAAGCAAGAGAGCAGCTGATAACCCATGGCCACAG TGGCCTAGAATCTTCCGTGTTGACTATGGGCACCAGGAAGCATCTAGTAAGTTTGGAAATGACCCAAGAACTTACGAAGTCCTGACCAAGCGTTTTATTGGTGATGAAAATGGAAACGTGAAGGCCCTTGAGGTGGTCCGGGTCAAGTGGGAGAAAGTCGATGGGAGATTCCAGTTCAAAGAAATTGAAGGCTCAAACGAGACCATTGAGGCTGATCTTGTCCTCCTAGCTATGGGGTTCCTAGGCCCTGAAGCG ACTATTGCTGAGAAACTAGGTTTGGAGAAAGACAACCGGTCTAACTTCAAAGCTCAATTTGGAAACTTTGCAACCAGTGTGGATGGCATTTTTGCTGCCGGGGACTGCAGACGTGGACAATCACTTGTTGTTTGGGCCATCACCGAGGGGCGGCAAGCTGCTGCAGCTGTCGACAAGTACTTGTCAAGGAATGAACAAGATGCCGCAGAGGACATAACCCCCTCGGGTGCAGGTTTTGTGCAGCCTGTTGCAGCATAA